A single Pseudomonas sp. MM223 DNA region contains:
- the cobN gene encoding Aerobic cobaltochelatase subunit CobN (*Name cobN) encodes MHLLRTQPGGFVPDDSIADLGQTPAELVILCSGDSHLALLADTAEQLPEGFPSLRLANPMQVQNHASVDLYVDQVLRHAKVILVSLHGGVGYWRYGVEQLVELAARGVQLILVPGDDRPDPELTSLGTVNGEQAERLWHYLRQGGKANAINLFNCLASQWLGRDYAWDEPQPLPRTAVYHPAKGSAVLEDWYPQWHPEHPVAPLLFYRSHLQAANTAFIDVFCQRLQAAGLNPLPIAVASLKESACLDQVEAWLDEVGAEVLVNTTGFALSSPERPNLRPFRRDIPVLQAICAQDNQPGWEASEQGLGARDLAMHIALPELDGRIITRPVSFKDMAWRSERSQSDVVCYRAHPERMDFVAELARRWVELARLPNAQKRVALVLANYPTRDGRIGNGVGLDTPAAALNILKALQAEGYPLADLPGSGTQLIHQLLGGVTNDLDHLDQRPCAQSLSLADYQAAFERLPEANRQAVLERWGPPEQDPMYRSGRLMVAGLRFGLTFVGIQPARGYQVDPSAVYHDPDLVPPHGYLAFHFWLRHAFAADAVIHVGKHGNLEWLPGKGVGLSAQCWPDALLGPLPNIYPFIVNDPGEGAQAKRRTQAVIIDHLMPPLTRAETYGPLRHLEQLADEFYEAQLLDPRRARELQRDILELVKVNHIDRELQLEGQLDDAAVWLPRLDTYLCDLKESQIRDGLHVFGQSPEGRLRLDTLLALLRVERGDGRGGNASLLRALAKALVPGFDPLDCELGQPWQGARPEHLQAMSSDAWRTCGDTRERLELLAQQVIEQALGGTLQLPDLSGWQPVHDVLQAMREAVAPSLDACGAAEMNGLLAALAGRFVPAGPSGAPSRGRLDVLPTGRNFYTVDVRNLPTTTAWRLGFASASLILERHLQDHGDHLRQLGLSVWGTATMRTGGDDIAQAMALMGVRPVWATGSQRVDDFEILPLSLLDRPRVDVTLRVSGFFRDAFGNLIRLFDAAVQAVAALDEPDDLNPLAARVRSERATLQAQGVDAEQAARQAGWRVFGAKPGAYGAGVQNAIDGRLWHSRDDLAEVYLNHGGYAYGGSDDGTPARAQFAQRLAKVQAVLQNQDNHEHDLLDSNDYYQFQGGMLAASETLSGAQVASYHGDHSQVDRPRIRTLKEELNRVIRARALNPKWIDGVKRHGYKGAFEMAATVDNLFAFDATTHLIDDHHYQGLADAYVLDPATRDFMREHNPEALRDLTERLLEAQQRGLWQAPGDYREALEEQLLDGEEQA; translated from the coding sequence ATGCACCTGCTGCGGACCCAGCCCGGCGGCTTCGTGCCGGACGACAGTATTGCCGATCTCGGCCAGACACCCGCCGAACTGGTGATTCTCTGCAGCGGCGACTCGCACCTGGCATTGCTCGCCGATACCGCCGAGCAGTTGCCTGAAGGCTTCCCCAGCCTGCGCCTGGCCAACCCGATGCAGGTGCAGAACCATGCGTCGGTCGACCTGTATGTCGACCAGGTGCTGCGCCATGCCAAGGTCATCCTGGTGTCGCTGCACGGTGGCGTTGGCTACTGGCGCTATGGTGTCGAGCAGTTGGTTGAGCTGGCTGCCCGTGGCGTGCAGCTGATCCTGGTGCCGGGCGATGATCGGCCGGACCCGGAACTGACCAGCCTTGGCACCGTCAACGGCGAGCAGGCCGAGCGCCTTTGGCATTACCTGCGCCAGGGGGGCAAGGCCAACGCCATCAACCTGTTCAACTGCTTGGCCAGCCAGTGGCTGGGCCGCGATTATGCCTGGGACGAGCCGCAACCGTTGCCGCGCACCGCTGTGTATCACCCGGCCAAGGGCAGTGCCGTACTGGAAGACTGGTACCCGCAATGGCACCCCGAGCACCCGGTTGCGCCGTTACTGTTCTACCGCTCGCACTTGCAGGCAGCCAACACTGCGTTCATCGACGTGTTCTGCCAGCGTCTCCAGGCTGCCGGGCTGAATCCGTTGCCGATTGCGGTGGCCAGCCTTAAAGAAAGCGCTTGCCTGGATCAGGTCGAAGCCTGGTTGGACGAGGTCGGTGCCGAGGTGCTGGTCAATACCACCGGTTTTGCCTTGTCCAGCCCCGAGCGGCCCAACCTGCGCCCGTTCCGCCGCGACATCCCGGTGCTACAGGCCATTTGCGCGCAAGACAACCAGCCCGGCTGGGAAGCCAGCGAGCAGGGGCTGGGGGCACGCGACCTGGCGATGCACATCGCCCTGCCCGAACTGGACGGGCGCATCATTACCCGCCCGGTCAGTTTCAAGGACATGGCCTGGCGCAGCGAGCGCAGCCAGTCCGACGTGGTGTGCTACCGCGCCCACCCCGAGCGCATGGACTTTGTCGCCGAACTGGCCCGCCGCTGGGTCGAACTGGCACGCCTGCCCAATGCCCAGAAACGCGTGGCCCTGGTGCTGGCCAACTACCCGACCCGCGATGGCCGTATTGGCAACGGCGTTGGCCTGGACACCCCCGCTGCCGCACTGAACATCCTCAAGGCGTTGCAGGCCGAGGGCTATCCGCTGGCCGATTTACCCGGCAGCGGCACGCAACTGATTCACCAGTTGCTCGGCGGCGTGACCAACGACCTTGACCACCTCGACCAGCGCCCCTGCGCCCAAAGCCTGAGCCTGGCCGACTACCAGGCTGCCTTCGAACGCCTGCCCGAGGCCAATCGCCAGGCCGTGCTTGAGCGCTGGGGGCCGCCCGAGCAGGACCCGATGTACCGCAGCGGCCGGCTGATGGTGGCCGGCTTGCGCTTTGGCCTGACGTTCGTCGGTATCCAGCCAGCCCGGGGCTACCAGGTAGACCCCAGCGCGGTGTATCACGACCCCGACCTGGTGCCGCCACACGGCTACCTGGCGTTTCACTTCTGGCTGCGCCACGCGTTTGCCGCGGACGCGGTGATCCATGTCGGCAAGCACGGCAACCTCGAATGGCTGCCCGGCAAGGGCGTCGGCTTGTCGGCGCAGTGCTGGCCGGACGCACTGCTTGGCCCACTGCCGAACATCTACCCGTTCATTGTCAACGATCCGGGCGAGGGCGCCCAGGCCAAGCGCCGTACTCAGGCGGTGATCATCGACCACCTGATGCCGCCGCTGACCCGTGCCGAAACCTATGGCCCGCTGCGCCACCTTGAGCAACTGGCCGACGAGTTCTACGAAGCGCAGCTACTGGACCCGCGGCGTGCCCGCGAGTTGCAGCGCGATATCCTTGAGCTGGTCAAGGTCAACCACATCGACCGCGAGCTGCAACTGGAAGGGCAGTTGGACGATGCCGCCGTATGGCTGCCGCGCCTGGACACCTACCTGTGCGACTTGAAGGAATCGCAGATTCGCGATGGCCTGCATGTGTTTGGCCAGTCGCCAGAAGGGCGACTGCGCCTGGATACGTTGCTGGCATTGTTGCGGGTTGAGCGTGGCGATGGTCGCGGCGGTAATGCCAGCCTGCTGCGGGCCTTGGCCAAGGCACTGGTGCCAGGCTTCGACCCGCTCGATTGTGAGCTTGGTCAGCCGTGGCAGGGCGCACGCCCTGAGCATTTGCAGGCCATGAGCAGTGACGCCTGGCGCACCTGTGGCGATACCCGCGAACGCCTGGAGCTTTTGGCGCAGCAGGTGATCGAGCAAGCGCTGGGCGGTACCCTGCAGCTGCCTGATCTGAGCGGATGGCAGCCGGTGCACGACGTGCTGCAGGCCATGCGCGAAGCGGTGGCACCTAGCCTGGATGCCTGCGGCGCTGCTGAAATGAACGGCCTGCTGGCGGCGCTGGCCGGGCGCTTCGTGCCTGCCGGCCCCAGCGGTGCGCCCAGCCGTGGGCGCCTTGATGTGCTGCCCACCGGCCGCAACTTCTATACCGTGGACGTGCGCAACCTGCCCACCACCACGGCCTGGCGGCTGGGCTTCGCCTCGGCCAGCCTGATCCTCGAACGCCACCTGCAGGACCACGGTGACCACCTGCGCCAGCTTGGCCTGTCGGTGTGGGGCACGGCGACCATGCGTACCGGCGGCGACGACATCGCCCAGGCCATGGCGCTGATGGGCGTGCGGCCGGTGTGGGCCACCGGCAGCCAGCGCGTTGACGATTTTGAAATACTGCCGCTGAGCCTGCTCGACCGCCCGCGGGTGGATGTGACCTTGCGCGTTTCGGGTTTTTTCCGTGATGCCTTCGGCAACCTTATCCGCTTGTTCGATGCCGCCGTGCAGGCGGTGGCCGCGCTGGACGAGCCGGACGATCTCAACCCTTTGGCCGCCCGTGTACGCAGCGAGCGTGCCACGTTGCAAGCGCAAGGCGTGGACGCCGAGCAGGCTGCGCGCCAGGCGGGTTGGCGGGTGTTCGGTGCCAAACCCGGTGCTTATGGTGCGGGGGTGCAGAACGCCATCGACGGGCGCCTGTGGCATAGCCGCGACGACCTGGCCGAGGTCTACCTCAACCACGGCGGCTACGCCTACGGCGGCAGCGACGACGGCACCCCGGCCCGCGCCCAGTTCGCCCAGCGCCTGGCCAAGGTGCAGGCGGTGCTGCAGAACCAGGACAACCACGAGCACGACCTGCTCGACTCCAACGATTACTACCAGTTCCAGGGTGGCATGCTGGCGGCGTCGGAAACCTTGTCCGGGGCGCAGGTGGCCAGCTACCACGGCGATCACAGCCAGGTAGACCGACCCCGTATCCGTACCCTCAAGGAAGAGCTGAACCGGGTGATTCGCGCCCGCGCGCTTAACCCCAAGTGGATCGACGGGGTAAAGCGCCACGGTTACAAGGGTGCCTTCGAGATGGCGGCGACGGTCGACAACCTGTTCGCCTTCGATGCCACCACGCACCTGATCGACGACCATCATTACCAGGGGCTGGCCGATGCCTACGTGCTCGACCCGGCAACCCGCGACTTCATGCGCGAGCACAACCCCGAGGCCCTGCGCGACCTCACCGAACGCCTGTTGGAGGCCCAGCAGCGCGGGCTTTGGCAGGCACCGGGCGACTACCGCGAAGCCCTTGAGGAACAACTGCTCGACGGCGAGGAACAGGCTTGA